The Toxoplasma gondii ME49 chromosome XII, whole genome shotgun sequence genome includes a region encoding these proteins:
- a CDS encoding ubiquitin-conjugating enzyme subfamily protein (encoded by transcript TGME49_300040) — protein sequence MNKMAGSTISNHQVSSNRKQCDFTKLMMAGFDLELNNDSTQDFHVVFHGPKGTVYEGGVWKVHVTLPDDYPFASPSIGFMNKMLHPNVDEASGSVCLDVINQTWTPLYSLVNVFEVFLPQLLTYPNPTDPLNSEAASLMSRDKRLYEEKVREYVRLYASREEWEKEQREKKEAQKGSFCGTSNLPNAANGETSTTSGEASTVGEAVPTTATTAEATNDAVSEISDLGSPADIDDVDISAL from the exons ATGAACAAAATGGCGGGTTCGACGATCTCGAACCACCAAGTCTCTTCAAATCGCAAACAGTGCGACTTCACGAAACT GATGATGGCAGGATTCGACTTGGAGTTGAACAACGACAGCACGCAAGATTTCCACGTTGTCTTCCATGGGCCGAAAGGAA CTGTGTACGAAGGGGGCGTCTGGAAGGTGCACGTCACCCTGCCGGACGATTATCCTTTTGCATCCCCGTCGATCGGGTTCATGAATAAAATGCTACATCCGAATGTCGATGAGGCGTCCGGATCCGTCTGCCTCGACGTCATCAATCAGACCTGGACCCCGCTCTACA GTCTCGTGAACGTCTTCGAAGTCTTCTTGCCGCAGCTGCTGACTTACCCAAATCCAACAGACCCTCTTAACAGCGAGGCAGCTTCTCTCATGTCGCGAGATAAGCGTCTGTATGAGGAGAAAGTTCGTG AGTATGTGCGGCTGTATGCGAGTCGAGAAGAGTGGGAGAAGGAacaacgggagaagaaagaagcacaGAAAGGCAGTTTCTGCGGGACCTCCAACCTCCCAAATGCCGCAAACGGCGAGACCTCTACTACAAGCGGGGAAGCGTCGACAGTCGGGGAGGCAGTGCCCACAACAGCGACAACGGCAGAGGCGACAAACGACGCAGTTTCAGAAATCAGTGACTTGGGAAGTCCCGCTGACATTGACGATGTGGACATTTCTGCTCTTTGA
- a CDS encoding ATP-dependent metallopeptidase HflB subfamily protein (encoded by transcript TGME49_300020~Predicted trans-membrane domain (TMHMM2.0):365-383:389-412) — translation MRSLLAQAPLGPRGTPAQAAALQGTLSTVAVRRIQIGDRRLPTFLSSSLSLASSCASARHLHRRLSFSSRSFSSLSPASVCSLSPASVCSLSPASVCSLSPASVCSPSTSSGSGSLLQSRCSSSPFTTLKRPPRSSFFVSSLSFSRPPQTPAALLRRPFATLPPPRFAASFFSPSASVSPASSATASTLKHLQEQALRHPSDPACWMRYFQALNARGDSREVVRQFEENLLVKQLSPEHLRGDAATASALHGVVAEYLKALCACDGIHSQALSALARDLFPLLSAGTSTSPAKRAETTTAPSASRDVESEMRLLQLNQLQLLLQQLQHLSSQLAQERTTGNAGALGRYGTSAAVEREQEAKSRARGVLGWTLFAVHGVLSGVWRTFKVGSAGLWSLLLSPIAAVLLIWSFATEALPDLQQAAKKAEGLPEGKSKEWVQGKIVQPDQVKTTFNDVKGCEEVKKEVEEVVAYLKSPEKFTAMGARLPKGILLQGPPGTGKTLLARAIAGEAGVPFLHASGSEFEEMFVGVGASRLRQLFAEARRLSPCILFIDEIDALGGKRTLTENKHHRQTLNQLLTELDGFNPSDGVTLVCATNLLEALDPALTRPGRIDRIIHVPFPSKKERIEILKHYAKEMPLAADVDLEALAGLTSGMTGADLSNLLNFAAIRAATEGKEQVTRAEVDESFDRLMVGSRRTGVVMKEEERRLTAYHESGHALVALYTPASAPLHKATILFRGSSLGVTWSVEKEDTFSQSEQQCLASLDVAMGGKAAEELAFGAGKVTSGCRSDLVRATQLARAMVTNYGMGFTDSKAPMVIGRQDYLLVSDEKKSRVDEAVQKLLDESYARARRLLEEKRDELTRLAEALLEHETLSAEEVRLAVAGKLRAKPRAEAQQTAEEAGEELHVSSSLSNNEDRKLEKRSAPGSAPTAEERENATDRSAHTRKETHKETRGQVSPTTGPSAALAPSPYAVAAAVEVSELLAERQRRREQGGGGPEKEGKEREKKKSEPGAGEGTAANGR, via the exons ATGCGGTCTCTGCTGGCTCAGGCGCCCCTCGGGCCGCGCGGGACTCCCGCGCAGGCTGCGGCGTTGCAGGGGACATTGTCGACTGTGGCTGTGAGAAGGATCCAAATCGGGGACAGAAGGTTGCCAacttttctctcgagctcTCTTTCACTTGCGTCCTCGTGCGCATCCGCGCGCCACCTGCAtcgccgcctctctttctcttctcgctccttttcttctctctctcctgcttctgtctgctctctctctcctgcttctgtctgctctctctctcctgcttctgtctgctctctctctcctgcttctgtctgctccccctcgacttcttctggatccggctctcttcttcaatcgcgctgctcttcgtctcctttcacGACTCTGAAACGTCCTCCTCGctcctcctttttcgtttcgtctctctccttctcccgtcCTCCTCAGACGCCCGCTGCACTCCTTCGGCGTCCGTTCGCGACTCTCCCTCCGCCGcgcttcgccgcctccttcttctccccctctgcgtctgtctcgcctgcctcgtcCGCGACCGCTTCGACTCTGAAGCATTTGCAGGAGCAGGCGCTGCGGCATCCCTCGGATCCTGCATGTTGGATGCGCTACTTCCAAGCGCTGAACGCTCGGGGAGACTCGCGCGAAGTCGTGAGACAGTTCGAAGAGAACCTGCTTGTGAAGCAGTTGTCTCCGGAGCACCTGCGCGGCGACGCGGCGACGGCTTCTGCTCTCCACGGTGTCGTGGCGGAGTATCTGAAGGCCCTCTGCGCCTGCGACGGAATTCACTCGCaagctctctctgcgctcgcCAGAGacctcttcccccttctgTCCGCGGGGACCTCCACCTCGCCAGCGAAGCGCGCGGAGACAACGACTGCGCCTTCCGCCTCCAGAGATGTCGAGAGCGAAATGCGCCTCCTCCAACTAAAtcagctgcagctgctcctgcagcagctgcaacATCTGTCCTCGCAGCTCGCGCAAGAGCGAACCACGGGCAACGCGGGCGCCCTTGGCCGCTACGGCACGAGCGCGGCGgtcgaaagagaacaagaagcgaaGTCGCGCGCGAGAGGCGTCCTAGGCTGgactctcttcgctgtccaCGGCGTACTTAGCGGCGTCTGGAGAACCTTCAAAGTCGGCAG CGCGGGTCTATGGagtctcctgctctctccaaTCGCGGCGGTTCTGCTGATTTGGAGCTTCGCGACGGAGGCGCTGCCGGACTTGCAacaggcagcgaagaaggccgagGGACTCCCAGAAGGAAAATCCAAGGAATGGGTACAAGGAAAAATCGTGCAGCCTGACCAAGTGAAAACCACTTTCAATGATGTCAAG GGGTGCGAAGAGGTCaagaaggaagtcgaagagGTTGTCGCCTATCTCAAATCTCCAGAGAAATTCACGGCTATGGGAGCGCGCCTGCCGAAGGGCATTCTCCTGCAAGGTCCCCCag GGACTGGCAAAACACTGCTGGCCAGGGCGATCGCTGGAGAGGCAGGCGTTCCCTTCCTCCACGCCTCAGGCTCGGAATTCGAGGAGATGTTCGTCGGCGTCG GAGCGAGTCGGCTGCGACAGCTCTTTGCGGAGGCTCGGCGTCTGAGTCCCTGCATTTTGTTCATCGACGAAATCGACGCCTTGGGGGGAAAACGAACTTTGACAGAAAACAAGCATCATCGGCAAACGCTGAATCAACTCCTGACCGAACTCGACGGATTCAATCCT TCCGACGGAGTGACTCTCGTTTGCGCCACAAATCTTCTGGAGGCTCTCGACCCTGCGTTGACGCGACCGGGCCGAATCGACCGAATTATTCATGTCCCCTTCCCCTCCAAAAAAGAACGCATCGAG ATTTTGAAACATTATGCGAAGGAGATGCCACTCGCGGCAGACGTGGACTTGGAGGCTCTTGCGGGTCTGACGTCTGGGATGACAGGAGCAGATTTGTCGAATCTTCTGAACTTTGCTGCGATCCGGGCAGCGACTGAAGGCAAAGAACAA GTGACGCGCGCGGAAGTAGACGAAAGTTTCGATCGTTTGATGGTCGGCAGTCGCCGGACAGGTGTGGTGatgaaggaggaggagcgTCGCCTCACCGCCTACCACGAG TCCGGGCATGCACTGGTGGCGCTGTACACGCCGGCGAGTGCGCCGCTGCACAAGGCGACGATCTTGTTTCGCGGCTCGTCGCTGGGTGTGACCTGGTcggtggagaaggaagataCTTTCTCCCAGTCGGAGCAGCAgtgcctcgcgtctctggaCGTCGCGATGGGAGGCAAAGCTGCGGAGGAGCTCGCCTTCGGCGCAGGGAAAGTCACGAGCGGCTGCAGAAGCGACCTGGTCCGCGCCACCCAGCTCGCGAGAGCGATGGTCACGAACTACGGCATGGGATTCACCGACTCGAAGGCGCCGATGGTCATCGGCAGACAAGACTACCTGCTCGtgagcgacgagaagaaaagccgcGTCGACGAGGCCGTCCAGAAACTCCTCGACGAAAGCTACGCGCGCGCCAGGCGCCTgctcgaggagaaacgagacgaacTCACGCGGCTGGCCGAG GCACTGTTGGAGCATGAGACTTTGTCAGCGGAGGAAGTTCGCCTGGCGGTTGCTGGGAAACTGCGAGCAAAGCCTCGCGCAGAGGCTCAGCAAACTGCTgaggaggcgggagaggagcttcacgtttcttcttctttgtcgaaCAATGAAGACCGGAAGCTAGAGAAAAGATCTGCTCCAGGGTCGGCCCCCactgcagaggagagagaaaatgcaaCGGACAGAAGTGCACACACTCGAAAGGAGACTCACAAGGAGACACGAGGCCAGGTGTCTCCGACGACAGGGCCATCGGCCGCGCTCGCGCCGTCGCCCTACGCGGTCGCGGCGGCAGTTGAAGTCTCCGAGCTGCTTGCCGAGCGCcaacgaaggcgagagcaaGGCGGGGGGGGtccggagaaagaaggaaaagaaagagagaaaaagaaatccGAGCCGGGcgctggagaaggaacagcgGCCAACGGCAGATAG
- a CDS encoding hypothetical protein (encoded by transcript TGME49_299995): MFSVQIRSKADVLWEDGNQRKKGLSVRTARIHRVAPLVAGCHENAQNVVRNNTRELSCLKQRQSAPAREHDKISYEGARTWHSSLNSLYVRPGDFS, translated from the exons ATGTTCTCCGTGCAGATTCGCAGCAAAGCAGACGTTTTATGGGAAGATGGCAAccagcgaaaaaaaggactCAGTGTTCGTACAGCTCGAATACACAGGGTTGCTCCACTCGTTGCTGGATGCCACGAAAATGCACAAAACGTGGTCAGGAACAACACAAGAGAACTGTCATGTCTTAAACAAAGACAG TCAGCACCGGCGCGCGAGCACGATAAAATCAGTTACGAAGGCGCAAGGACGTGGCATTCTTCTCTAAACAGCCTTTATGTGAGGCCTGGCGATTTCTCTTGA
- a CDS encoding archease family protein (encoded by transcript TGME49_299990) has translation MEENVSGSEASAKADPPVIEVAGVSVRSLPPRPHTRKHHRQPVDLDGCFSNTDTHTVPFSSSRDRETQNPAHTAVSLAKPPAPFEHSPCRPTDQPRSCVEPSDSLASTVESGEKSMEGRQNAGIPAPAADTDRRCGFEYLDHTADVIIHAWGSSLGEAFERAGQALFHYMTDTGRVEARERRTIDVSGRDLEDLLFHFLDELLFLYGSDYFVARKVSVTELDSANGRLVCEVAGERFDRTKHSQGTEVKAITMHEMKIWRKPQREALGSEGGAETDRETRGEKPVEVFVLVDI, from the coding sequence ATGGAAGAAAATGTCTCTGGCTCGGAGGCGAGTGCGAAAGCGGACCCCCCAGTGATCGAGGTCGCGGGTGTGTCCGTGAGGTCGCTTCCCCCCCGCCCACACACGCGGAAACACCACAGACAACCTGTCGATTTGGACGGTTGCTTTTCGAACACAGACACTCACACTGttcccttttcctcttcgcgaGATAGAGAGACCCAAAACCCTGCACACACGGCTGTGTCCTTAGCAAAACCTCCCGCACCATTCGAGCATAGTCCCTGTCGGCCAACAGACCAGCCGCGCAGTTGCGTAGAGCCCTCAGACTCACTCGCTTCGACTGtagaaagtggagaaaagtCCATGGAAGGTCGTCAAAACGCGGGAATTCCTGCTCCGGCCGcggacacagacagacgtTGCGGGTTCGAGTATCTGGACCACACTGCCGATGTCATCATCCACGCCTGGGGTTCGTCGCTCGGAGAAGCGTTTGAAAGAGCAGGACAGGCGCTCTTCCACTACATGACAGATACTGGGCGCGTGGAGGCGCGCGAGCGGCGAACGATCGACGTTTCAGGGAGAGACTTGGAAGACTTGcttttccactttctcgATGAATTGCTTTTCCTCTACGGAAGTGACTACTTCGTAGCACGCAAAGTCTCTGTCACTGAACTCGACTCCGCAAATGGACGCCTCGTCTGTGAGGTCGCGGGCGAACGCTTTGACCGGACGAAGCACTCACAGGGGACAGAGGTCAAAGCGATCACAATGCACGAAATGAAAATCTGGCGAaagccgcagagagaggctctAGGGTCCGAAGGGGgggcagaaacagacagagagacaaggggTGAGAAGCCTGTCGAAGTTTTTGTCCTCGTGGACATTTAA
- the RPL18 gene encoding ribosomal protein RPL18 (encoded by transcript TGME49_300000), translating to MGIDLERNGRKKKGGRRTVKSQNPYLRLLVKLYQFLARRTNSRFNAVVLKRLMNPKRLKAPMSLSKLARHMKGKEDHIAVLVGSVTDDIRMVHAPKLTVCALRFSETARRRLEKAGGECLTFDQLALRRPKGSKCVLLRAATKSREADKHFGAAPGTPGSKARPYVRSTGRKFEKARGRRKSRGYKN from the exons ATG GGTATCGATCTTGAGCGCAACGGCCGCAAGAAGAAGGGCGGTCGCCGGACTGTCAAGTCCCAGAACCCGtaccttcgtcttcttgtgAAG CTCTACCAGTTTCTGGCGCGTCGCACCAACAGTCGCTTCAACGCCGTGGTGCTCAAGCGCCTCATGAACCCCAAGAGGCTGAAGGCTCCGATGTCCCTCTCGAAGCTCGCGCGCCACATGAAGGGCAAGGAGGATCACATTGCGGTGCTCGTCGGCTCTGTCACTG ATGACATCCGCATGGTCCACGCCCCGAAGTTGACGGTCTgcgctctgcgtttctcggaGACTGCGCGTCGTCGCttggagaaggcgggaggCGAGTGCCTCACCTTCGATCAACTCGCTCTGCGACGTCCCAAGGGTTCCAAGTGTGTCCTTCTCCGCGCCGCCACCAAGAGCCGCGAGGCTGACAAGCATTTCGGCGCTGCCCCTG GTACTCCGGGCTCCAAGGCCCGCCCGTATGTGCGCTCGACTGGTCGCAAGTTCGAGAAGGCGCGTGGACGCAGAAAGTCCCGAGGCTACAAGAACTAA
- a CDS encoding hypothetical protein (encoded by transcript TGME49_300030), which produces MEEKWRKSLVDSELKGALERSFPAASKASNPEHRLLSSLSSLSSLSALASPGPSLCFASLSSARRCFASLRFSELPTPRFPSVSSLHVALPPQYAFSLRWYTPPSKRTWSKQHNKIFTPRPLSERFSPHKLHPEFEWWRERTVQPSALFMGFPDLLALPLRGGSAYIHEMDAATLAVVLASLAHSPSAYSVSERRPPPSPSPAVSLSSSSFSPTHLPQHLDSLLALLGRQAAATAAHAPDSTLAFLFRGCAEAGVVEKNVVCTLLGRVEQRLPCMQLPECLVLLDALRPGLPEVYRHPRFVARLVAHAGLLLQFRGAESEAEDLCDLAFSLVFAANCRDAALLQTTALLLVHGKRMQSLNETAPLALARAMEAFAACRDAVNAPLLAETAAAAENGDAEGSRNTKAAELFCASPLLRAREPSVHLSPSGWLLLSLLSPVVQALHRAEKGRRKRRGFHQDGEAAGLTAEREVQNRGASRESHALTEAAARAAAAVAEETQTLKNRESSLFRGLLRCLERVDDHRESLSPGSMCKVLFAATVARAAPSRDFFPDVLKRLGDQLGACTPEDLSRALFALVKLSSVSGLDPRCQDLLPPLLGTVLQAVESSLPVADVASLARLHSAAVSALISSSETKKEEMKQLAEETSRLMHARLEEASPAHLTAFVRHWDLVPAPSGAFREALVAQAIRQLYFFDEDHLSRLLEGVTRLAASSKDETLLASVDELFRRAEEEATTEQAFFSPESCLRIFVSLVRYGEVRPEAPRNRERLVVALCNYLTGVDSVAAVSSDGASDPEELWVKEDEDLPLLFFAEDAKGFSLREDSALDRDSANESRLQALSAASYIRLLGALRELGVRGGVLLSRVAQLLHMKRYDLTDAQQEAAAEICASLGLEFQLEKPSGSSA; this is translated from the exons ATGGAAGAAAAATGGAGAAAGTCGCTTGTTGACTCGGAACTAAAAGG cgcccTCGAGAGGTCCTTCCCCGCAGCCTCGAAAGCCTCAAATCCGGAGCATAgactcctctcttctctttcctctctgtcttctctttccgctctcgcgtctcctggTCCTTCGCTCTGTTTTGcctcgctttcgtctgcgCGTCGgtgcttcgcttctttgcgtttttctgaaCTTCCGACGCCTCGCTTTCCGTCGgtttcttcgctgcatgTCGCTCTGCCTCCGCAGTACGCGTTCTCCCTGCGGTGGTATACGCCGCCGTCGAAGCGGACTTGGTCGAAGCAGCACAACAAGATCTTCActccgcgtcctctctccgaACGCTTCTCGCCGCATAAACTTCATCCTGAGTTCGAATGGTGGCGCGAGCGCACCGTGCAgccgtctgctctcttcaTGGGATTTCCGGacctcctcgctctccctctccgcgGCGGCTCGGCGTACATCCACGAGATGGATGCCGCGACTCTCGCAGTTGTCCTTGCGAGTCTCGCTCACTCGCCCTCAGCGTACAGCGTCTCTGAGAGACGGCcgcctccctctccctctcccgccgtttctctctcttcttcgtccttctcgccgacGCATCTCCCTCAACACCTCGACagtctcctcgcgctcttGGGGAGGCAAGCCGCAGCGACGGCCGCGCATGCGCCGGACTCCACCcttgccttcctctttcgcggCTGCGCCGAGGCCGGCGTCGTGGAGAAAAATGTCGTCTGCACCTTGCTCGGACGCGTCGAGCAGCGCCTCCCTTGCATGCAACTCCCCGAGTGCCTCGTCCTCTTGGACGCGCTCCGGCCGGGCCTCCctgaggtgtacagacacccgcgGTTCGTGGCGCGGTtagtcgcgcatgcaggactGCTGCTGCAGTTTCGCGGcgcggagagcgaggcagaggatCTCTGCGacctcgccttttctctcgttttcgcgGCCAACTGCCGAGACGCTGCTCTCCTTCAGACGaccgctcttctcctcgtccacggaaaacgcatgcagtctctgAACGAGAcggcgcctctcgctcttgcgCGCGCCATGGAGGCGTTCGCAGCTTGTCGGGATGCGGTCAACGCGCCTCTgctcgcggagacagctgcagcagcagagaacgGGGACGCAGAAGGCAGCAGAAACACAAAGGCGGCAGAGCTCTTTTGCGcctcgccgctgctgcgCGCGCGAGAGCCATCTGTACACTTGTCTCCATCGGGGTGGCTGctgctctccctcctctcgccgGTTGTGCAGGCACTGCACCGAGCTGAGAAAGGcaggaggaaacggagaggtTTCCACCAAGACGGGGAAGCTGCGGGACTCACCGCGGAACGCGAAGTGCAGAACAGAGGAGCCAGTCGAGAGAGTCACGCCCTCACAGAAGCCGCCGCTCGAGCTGCAGCAGCCGTcgcagaggaaacacaaacgctgaaaaacagagaaagcagtCTTTTCAGGGGGCTCCTCAGGTGCCTCGAGAG AGTGGATGACCATCGAGAGAGCTTGAGTCCTGGAAGCATGTGCAAAgttctcttcgctgccaCTGTCGCTCGCGCTGCTCCGAGTCGCGACTTCTTTCCCGACGTTCTCAAAC GTCTAGGGGACCAGCTGGGTGCCTGTACACCCGAGGATTTGTCGCGCGCGCTTTTTGCTCTCGTGAaactttcttctgtctctggacTTGATCCGCGATGTCAAGAtctcctgcctcctctcctg gGAACAGTGCTGCAGGCTGTcgagtcttctctccccgtcgcTGACGTCGCTTccctcgcgcgtctccacaGCGCAGCCGTCTCGGCTctcatctcttcttcg gagacgaagaaggaagaaatgAAGCAACTTGCGGAGGAGACAAGTCGTttgatgcatgcgcgcttgGAGGAGGCCTCACCGGCACATCTGACGGCGTTCGTG CGACACTGGGACCTCGTTCCTGCGCCGTCCGGAGCCTTTCGAGAGGCGCTGGTTGCGCAAGCGATTCGGCAGTTGTACTTCTTCGATGAAGACcatctctctcgtcttctcgaaGGCGTTACACGCCTTGCGGCCTCTTCCAA AGATGAGACGCTGCTTGCGAGTGTGGATGAACTTTTTCGAcgcgcggaagaagaggcgacaaCTGAACaggcgttcttctccccagAGAGCTGTTTGCGGatttttgtctctctggtTAG GTACGGGGAGGTGCGTCCGGAGGCGCCCCGAAACCGCGAGCGTCTCGTTGTCGCTTTGTGCAACTACCTGACCGGCGTCGATTCAGTCGCCGCTGTGTCTTCGGATGGGGCTTCAGATCCTGAAGAACTCTGGGtcaaggaagacgaagatctcccccttcttttttttgcgGAAGACGCAAAGGGATTTTCTCTCCGAGAAGACTCCGCTTTGGACCGAGACTCAGCAAACGAGTCTCGCCTTCAAGCTCTCTCGGCGGCTTCCTACATTCGCCTGCTCGGCGCGCTACGGGAACTGGGAGTGAGAGGcggcgtccttctctcgagaGTCGCTCAGCTTCTCCACATGAAGCG ATACGATTTGACGGACGCCCAACAAGAAGCCGCCGCCGAGAtttgcgcttctctcggccTCGAATTCCAGCTGGAAAAGCCAAGTGGATCCAGTGCCTAA
- a CDS encoding hypothetical protein (encoded by transcript TGME49_300010~Signal peptide predicted by SignalP 2.0 HMM (probability 0.992) with cleavage site probability 0.987 at residue 21~Predicted trans-membrane domain (TMHMM2.0):6-24:106-129:137-160), with translation MGFARTMLTALLLSVWVMVHAVYVANVDRGAEDQLLPLRVPSVFRMRWFRTFVETHMDVERLRVEAPPTSSFWTSFAKKGSLSSPRSFYDAGNNHAEGKPWQRPLSWIVSAMTMAEFVSFMYFVWAIIWRTVLRPVTFVLFFLALLVLVFYCVKGYYFVIGPALFQQRDPAVLPYLNAVDDFLQDALSSLWGWSDSFLSWIDRLFAVLVTPASVLEKEQSLHAKGEGIEAEIFSFLQAAKQSLYAVFTGGHNLSQGQQRSSSDLKSNWFLVSFLFSATESERTSLATASPPFSFPPRVEAVLSTEQTTLPPALTHTCVPALISAVFPSFFSLYSDSRRVTEPSTRRCFLANLLSLFSGFHLRAWSSLIFKNRRHDQCVKAVRARVATHARKRAQTIPEVC, from the exons ATGGGTTTTGCACGCACGATGCTCACGGCACTCTTGCTGAGCGTCTGGGTAATGGTCCACGCGGTCTACGTCGCAAATGTCgacagaggagcagaggaTCAACTGCTGCCTCTTCGTGTTC CTTCGGTGTTTCGCATGCGCTGGTTTCGGACCTTCGTGGAGACTCACATGGACGTCGAGAGACTCAGAGTCGAGGCGCCTCCGACTTCGTCTTTCTGGACTTCTTTCGCGAAGAAGGGATCTCTCAGTTCTCCCCGCAGTTTCTATGACGCAGGCAACAACCACGCAGAAGGAAAGCCATGGCAACGTCCTCTCTCGTGGATAGTTTCTGCGATGACCATGGCGGAGTTCGTCTCTTTCAT GTACTTCGTCTGGGCGATCATATGGCGAACGGTTCTCCGACCTGTAACTtttgttctcttttttctcgctcttctaGTCCTCGTTTTCTACTGCGTAAAGGGCTACTACTTTGTCATCGG acctgCGCTGTTCCAGCAGCGAGATCCAGCGGTGTTGCCTTACCTCAACGCAGTGGACGACTTTCTGCAAGACGcattgtcttctctctggggaTGGAGCGACAGCTTCTTGAGTTGGATTGATCGTCTGTTCGCAGTGCTGGTCACGCCCGCCTCCGTGCTCGAAAAGGAACAGagcttgcatgcaaagggTGAAGGCATCGAGGCAGAGATTTTCAGTTTCCTGCAAGCCGCGAAGCAAAGTCTGTATGCAGTATTCACAGGCGGCCACAACCTCTCACAAGGACAACAGAGAAGTTCGTCTGACCT GAAATCGAATTGGTTTCTCGTCAGTTTTCTGTTCTCGGCGACAGAATCTGAAAGAACGAGTCTCGCGACCGCAtcgcctcccttctcgtttcccccTCGAGTCGAAGCCGTTCTCTCCACGGAGCAGACAACGCTTCCACCTGCCCTCACTCACACTTGTGTTCCAGCGTTGATATCTGCGGTGTTTCcgagtttcttttctctttatTCAGACAGCAGACGAGTGACGGAACCGAGCACGCgtcgctgctttctcgcgaatctcctcagtctcttctccggtTTCCACCTCCGCGCCTGGAGCTCCCTGATTTTCAAAAACCGACGCCACGACCAATGCGTCAAAGCAGTCAGAGCGCGAGtggcgacgcatgcaaggaaGCGCGCGCAGACGATTCCGGAGGTGTGTTGA
- a CDS encoding hypothetical protein (encoded by transcript TGME49_299980): MQRAASADSTRVSALAVSGLDAAANVGAFHFVRDFRGPESRLENELEEVVPLLLFSARAPWLHFAPVSPRLRKDFPRSIFLLVSEVMRCLSTSAFSRSKVVAVNLAVPFLPDGTSLSILRSPVFAGRVSVLRELFCSPLTRRALALHAEDAKWRRQAETGCRSAAGLSLKEIFCESLTNSCRSFRSTLTVSTPQAATLLSRLACPRPRARQRRTPEADTGNLTHGDLEEMTAKMKEKMEAKEQSTEKMEAKEQSKETMETKEQSKEKVETKEQSKEKMEAKEQSKEKMETKRGKSHLSLMTTRRRVLFGFDAVDANSLWSSILEADSYSAADAQRSTRFCDAGKTECMQAERFSA; this comes from the exons atgcaacgcgcAGCTTCTGCGGATTCGacgcgcgtctctgcgcttGCTGTTTCCGGTCTGGACGCAGCTGCAAACGTCGGTGCTTTTCACTTCGTCCGCGATTTTAGAGGACCGGAATCGCGTCTGGAAAACGAGTTAGAAGAAGTCgttccacttcttcttttctctgcgagAGCTCCGTGGCTCCACTTTgctccggtgtctccgcggcTGCGTAAAGACTTTCCACGTTCGATTTTCCTTTTAGTTTCTGAAGTTATGCGTTGTCTTTCCACGAGCGCCTTCTCGCGATCAAAAGTGGTGGCTGTAAACCTCGCAGTTCCTTTTCTGCCGGACGGGACCTCGCTCTCAATTCTCCGTTCGCCGGTTTTCGCCG gtcgcgtctctgttctGCGCGAACTGTTCTGTTCTCCCTTAACGCGTAGAGCACTCGCGTTGCATGCGGAGGACGCAAAATGGCGGAGACAAGCGGAGACTGGATGCAGGAGCGCAGCTGGATTGAGCCTGAAGGAGATTTTCTGCGAAAGTCTTACGAACAGTTGCCGCAGCTTTCGCTCGACGCTAACTGTCTCGACACCGCAAGCCGCgactctgctctctcgcctcgcctgcCCCCGGCCTCGAgcacgacagagacgaactcCCGAGGCAGACACAGGAAACCTCACACACGGCGACCTAGAAGAAATGACGGcgaagatgaaggagaagatggaagcgaaggagcagtcgacggagaagatggaagcgaaggagcagtcgaaggaaacgatggaaacgaaggagcagtcgaaggagaaggtggaaacgaaggagcagtcgaaggagaagatggaagcgaaggagcagtcgaaggagaagatggaaacgaagagaggaaagagtcACTTGAGTTTGATGACGACTCGGCGACGAGTTCTCTTCGGATTCGATGCCGTCGATGCGAACAGCTTATGGAGTTCGATCCTGGAAGCCGATTCGTACAG TGCTGCCGATGCTCAGCGATCAACCAGGTTCTGCGACGCGGGGAAGAcggagtgcatgcaggcggaGAG GTTCTCGGCATGA